The Phycisphaeraceae bacterium genome has a window encoding:
- the nadB gene encoding L-aspartate oxidase — MLTAYDQRRYLIPFRSPLLPQIFTDTLVIGTGVAGLRAAIEAAGSGDVIVLAKRTFDQSNTTWAQGGVAAVLASDDTIEAHVEDTLAAGAGLCEPTVVRTLAEDGAARIQELIEWGMKFDRDQAGRLMLGREGGHHHHRIAHSHGDRTGEELTRCLASHLQSLPNVRLFENCFALDLLTAADNAPEGNGAASSASSGAASPVVGAITYHPRYGLQIIWAGSTILATGGAGQVYRETTNPAVATGDGMAMAWRAGAMLADMAFVQFHPTTLYVAGASRALITEAIRGEGAYLVDREGRRFMPEVHPMAELAPRDVVSRAIIREMARTQDACVFLDVRHIGGARFAERFPAFDRLLRSFDIDAGKDLIPVHPSAHYTVGGVWADLDGATTVPGLYACGEVSCNGLHGANRLASNSLLEGLVFGRRCGEAAGRHHRGSGRSIQIVSDIRPSDRAELDLADVRSSLRSAMWRNVGIERTGVKLADALEMFGFWGRYVLDKIFDDPAGWETQNLLTVGALITRAALWREESRGGHLRIDWPEPRTEFALHDLWMRSRPQPVTRPVGLPQEAGA; from the coding sequence ATGCTCACCGCCTACGACCAACGCCGGTACCTGATCCCCTTCCGGTCGCCATTGCTGCCGCAGATCTTCACCGACACGCTGGTGATCGGCACGGGCGTGGCGGGGCTTCGGGCGGCCATCGAGGCCGCCGGTTCGGGCGACGTGATCGTCCTGGCCAAGAGGACGTTTGATCAGTCAAACACGACCTGGGCGCAGGGGGGCGTCGCGGCGGTCCTGGCGTCGGATGACACCATCGAAGCCCACGTGGAGGACACGCTCGCCGCCGGCGCGGGATTATGCGAACCCACCGTGGTGAGAACCTTGGCGGAGGACGGCGCGGCGCGCATTCAGGAGCTGATCGAATGGGGTATGAAGTTTGACCGCGACCAGGCAGGACGACTGATGCTCGGGCGCGAGGGCGGACACCACCACCACCGCATCGCCCACAGCCACGGCGACAGAACCGGCGAGGAACTGACGCGCTGCCTGGCGTCGCATCTTCAGTCGCTGCCCAACGTGCGGCTGTTCGAGAACTGCTTCGCGCTGGATCTGCTGACAGCCGCCGACAATGCTCCCGAGGGCAACGGCGCCGCGTCGTCCGCTTCCAGCGGTGCGGCCTCGCCCGTGGTCGGAGCCATCACCTACCACCCGCGATACGGGCTGCAGATCATCTGGGCCGGATCGACGATTCTCGCCACGGGCGGTGCGGGACAGGTGTATCGGGAGACCACCAATCCCGCCGTGGCCACGGGCGACGGCATGGCGATGGCCTGGCGCGCCGGGGCAATGCTCGCCGATATGGCGTTCGTTCAGTTTCACCCGACCACGCTGTACGTGGCCGGCGCCAGCCGCGCGCTCATCACCGAGGCGATCCGCGGGGAGGGGGCGTATCTGGTGGACCGTGAGGGGCGCCGGTTCATGCCGGAAGTGCATCCCATGGCGGAACTGGCGCCGCGCGACGTGGTGAGCCGGGCCATCATCCGCGAGATGGCCCGAACGCAGGACGCCTGCGTGTTCCTTGACGTCCGTCACATCGGCGGGGCGCGCTTCGCCGAGCGTTTTCCCGCCTTCGATCGGCTGCTCCGGTCGTTCGACATCGACGCCGGGAAGGATCTCATCCCGGTGCATCCTTCGGCCCACTACACCGTGGGCGGGGTATGGGCCGATCTCGACGGGGCCACCACGGTCCCCGGTCTGTACGCGTGCGGCGAGGTGTCGTGCAATGGGCTCCACGGGGCCAATCGGCTGGCCAGCAACTCCCTGCTGGAGGGGCTGGTGTTCGGTCGCCGCTGCGGCGAGGCGGCGGGACGTCATCATCGCGGCTCGGGCCGGTCGATTCAGATCGTCAGCGACATCCGGCCATCCGATCGGGCGGAACTCGATCTGGCCGACGTGCGCAGCTCGCTCCGTTCCGCCATGTGGCGCAACGTGGGCATCGAGCGCACGGGGGTCAAGCTGGCCGATGCACTGGAGATGTTCGGCTTCTGGGGCCGCTACGTGCTGGACAAGATTTTCGACGATCCCGCGGGGTGGGAAACGCAGAACCTGCTGACGGTGGGGGCGCTCATCACACGGGCGGCATTGTGGCGCGAGGAGAGCCGTGGCGGGCATCTCCGCATCGATTGGCCGGAACCTCGGACCGAGTTCGCCCTCCACGATCTGTGGATGCGCTCGCGTCCCCAGCCCGTTACGCGCCCCGTGGGCTTGCCGCAGGAGGCCGGTGCGTGA
- a CDS encoding DUF1573 domain-containing protein: MYAIALKIAVWVLGAAAVVFLSFGAARLVAKESGNALRVGGGIDLGVIEPFATVSADILVRNESVDWVHIEDLITTCGCVKAAMAADSVGPAQAATLRIVADASKAGGERFSQTVFLIARSATGRREQHRIQVTGQIDRSGDLRATPGRLYVVVPEGGEVVRTIELRGSEAGVATLPAEIEYSGANIVVRGDNRDGAIGLAKRTMSVVCRPDAAAGELVKGEIKIILAGEREVASVLPITLEVVKPIAPSPAALFVALTERGATVEVPFALHSFDGSTVRVESIGGDAPVRWRRTDPDSDDVILTFANDEWPTGISRDVIRAWTSQGDVVEVRLVIVRSTVETVGADSGEQPTDQP; the protein is encoded by the coding sequence ATGTACGCGATCGCACTGAAGATCGCTGTGTGGGTGCTCGGGGCCGCTGCGGTCGTTTTCCTATCCTTCGGGGCTGCGCGGCTCGTTGCAAAAGAATCGGGAAACGCGCTTCGCGTCGGGGGGGGCATCGATCTCGGCGTCATCGAGCCGTTCGCGACCGTGTCGGCTGATATTCTCGTCAGAAACGAGTCGGTCGACTGGGTTCATATCGAAGACCTGATCACGACGTGCGGCTGCGTCAAGGCCGCGATGGCGGCCGACAGTGTCGGGCCTGCGCAGGCCGCGACGCTCCGCATCGTCGCGGATGCCTCGAAGGCTGGCGGCGAGCGCTTCAGCCAGACCGTCTTCCTGATCGCTCGGTCGGCGACAGGCCGGCGCGAGCAGCACCGCATCCAGGTGACCGGCCAGATCGACCGCTCTGGCGACCTTCGCGCCACTCCGGGGCGGCTCTACGTCGTCGTGCCCGAAGGGGGCGAAGTGGTGCGCACGATCGAACTCCGAGGGTCCGAAGCCGGGGTCGCGACATTGCCTGCGGAGATCGAGTATTCCGGCGCCAACATTGTCGTGCGCGGTGACAACCGCGACGGTGCGATCGGACTAGCGAAGCGTACGATGTCGGTGGTTTGCCGCCCGGACGCGGCAGCGGGGGAACTTGTAAAGGGTGAGATCAAGATCATTCTCGCCGGGGAGCGTGAAGTGGCGAGCGTGCTGCCGATCACGCTCGAAGTGGTCAAGCCGATCGCACCGTCCCCAGCCGCTCTCTTCGTGGCACTGACGGAGCGCGGCGCGACTGTAGAAGTCCCCTTCGCTCTCCACTCCTTCGATGGCTCGACGGTGCGCGTCGAGTCGATTGGAGGCGACGCGCCGGTTAGGTGGCGACGTACTGACCCGGACTCTGACGACGTCATCCTGACATTCGCGAATGATGAGTGGCCTACGGGCATCTCACGCGACGTTATTCGGGCGTGGACGAGCCAAGGCGATGTAGTAGAAGTTCGATTGGTCATAGTCCGCTCGACCGTCGAGACCGTCGGCGCGGACAGCGGCGAACAACCAACAGATCAGCCCTGA